In Candidatus Cohnella colombiensis, one DNA window encodes the following:
- a CDS encoding beta-propeller domain-containing protein: MNIRIGIVALITFILMAVPTVAAPAKQQASTPPQQYHIKINGTPLELSTAPYVVKHTTMVPLRQIAVALGAKVTFKKSNDGKQSATLTRQNRTAILTVGSIEMVANDRTIKLPIAPEMRSYVMMVPLRALSEALGTIVAWDATAKVIHINDPKTLPVIGTEKKLNELYSQFTQGGILYGKRPMAMAEDGATVQFTAESMAGAAESSKSEESKDFSETNVQVAGVDEADWAKTDGKFIYQISGQQLYITDIGNKASPKLAATLDYRSKGEFQPQEMYVDDHRLVVIGQTYSSKLATETVQTLIYTLDDAGKPTLQRETELEGRYISSRKIDSALYIVTNKYMNYWGPMIYEKRVAVPKLMDGAAINEVTASDPNADLVRNFEPVYRDSAHSPDPQKLPLSDIRYFPDSPDMSTMLIGALDLDRPDQEMQVSAYLGSGQAIYASSKHLYVAVAKYTQNGAEYKQLTQIYKFRLDQGQVVYAGEGSVPGQILNQFSMDEHNGYFRIATTDNKVMKDQYTSTNNIYVLDEQLQTIGTLEDLAPGEHIYSVRFMGGRAYMVTFRTVDPLFVIDLHTPTKPAVLGQLKIPGYSDYLHPYDDTHIIGFGKETVELPSKGLGPGETMAYYQGFKMAIFDVSDVNNPKEQFKEIIGDRGTSSELLTNHKALLFDRSKGLLAFPVDLMEVNRAASSVADDALAYGQFTYQGAYVYGIDLEKGFTLRGRITHLSNDDLAKSGQYGFDYRKAVRRILYAGDTLYTLSERMVKANALSNLSERGSLTYPVQ, from the coding sequence GTGAACATACGGATAGGCATTGTTGCCTTAATTACATTCATACTGATGGCAGTACCCACAGTTGCAGCCCCTGCGAAGCAACAGGCGTCTACACCGCCGCAACAGTATCACATTAAGATTAATGGTACGCCGCTGGAGCTTAGCACTGCGCCTTACGTTGTTAAACATACAACGATGGTTCCTCTACGACAAATTGCTGTGGCGCTTGGTGCAAAGGTGACCTTTAAGAAAAGCAATGATGGAAAGCAATCTGCCACGCTTACGCGACAAAACCGTACGGCTATACTTACTGTAGGCTCAATAGAAATGGTTGCAAATGATCGCACAATTAAGCTTCCAATCGCACCCGAAATGCGCAGCTATGTGATGATGGTTCCTTTACGTGCTCTATCAGAAGCACTAGGTACAATCGTAGCTTGGGATGCGACAGCCAAAGTCATTCACATTAATGATCCGAAGACTTTACCTGTCATTGGTACAGAAAAGAAGCTCAATGAGTTGTATTCACAATTTACTCAGGGCGGAATTTTATATGGCAAACGGCCTATGGCTATGGCTGAAGATGGGGCTACAGTGCAATTCACAGCGGAAAGCATGGCTGGAGCGGCCGAATCTTCAAAGAGTGAGGAATCCAAAGACTTCTCAGAAACAAACGTTCAAGTAGCCGGTGTGGATGAAGCAGATTGGGCCAAAACAGATGGCAAGTTCATCTACCAAATCAGTGGACAGCAGCTTTATATTACTGACATTGGAAACAAAGCCTCTCCGAAGCTTGCAGCAACTTTAGATTACCGTTCAAAAGGCGAGTTTCAACCGCAGGAAATGTACGTTGATGATCACCGTCTTGTCGTGATCGGGCAAACCTATTCATCTAAACTTGCAACGGAGACCGTCCAAACCTTAATCTATACGCTCGATGATGCCGGGAAACCTACCCTTCAACGCGAGACAGAGCTGGAAGGCAGATACATTTCTTCTCGTAAGATTGATAGTGCGCTCTATATCGTGACGAACAAATATATGAACTATTGGGGTCCGATGATCTATGAGAAGCGAGTTGCTGTCCCCAAGCTTATGGATGGCGCGGCAATTAATGAAGTTACAGCATCCGATCCCAACGCAGACCTTGTTCGCAACTTTGAACCCGTTTATCGCGACAGTGCGCATTCACCTGATCCACAAAAGCTTCCGCTAAGTGATATCCGATATTTTCCCGATTCACCAGATATGAGCACCATGCTCATTGGTGCACTCGATCTTGATCGCCCAGATCAAGAAATGCAAGTATCCGCATATTTAGGTTCAGGTCAAGCCATTTATGCTTCGTCTAAGCATCTTTACGTTGCTGTTGCAAAATACACACAGAACGGAGCAGAATACAAGCAACTAACGCAAATTTACAAATTCCGTCTCGACCAAGGTCAAGTTGTCTATGCAGGTGAAGGTAGCGTTCCTGGCCAAATTTTAAATCAATTTTCGATGGATGAACATAATGGCTACTTTCGAATTGCAACAACAGACAATAAGGTGATGAAGGATCAATATACTTCGACCAACAATATCTATGTATTGGACGAACAGCTTCAAACAATAGGAACGTTAGAGGATCTTGCCCCAGGCGAACATATTTACTCTGTTAGATTCATGGGCGGTCGAGCTTATATGGTTACCTTCCGCACGGTAGATCCCTTATTCGTCATCGATCTTCATACACCTACGAAGCCAGCTGTGCTTGGGCAGTTGAAAATTCCAGGTTACAGCGATTATCTTCACCCGTATGACGACACGCATATTATAGGCTTTGGCAAGGAAACCGTTGAACTTCCTTCTAAGGGCTTGGGCCCAGGAGAGACAATGGCTTATTATCAAGGCTTCAAGATGGCAATCTTCGACGTAAGCGATGTGAACAATCCGAAAGAGCAATTCAAGGAAATCATCGGTGATCGCGGTACCAGCTCTGAGCTTCTTACTAACCATAAGGCACTGCTCTTTGATCGAAGCAAAGGATTGCTCGCATTCCCTGTCGATCTCATGGAAGTCAATCGTGCAGCTTCATCTGTTGCTGACGATGCACTTGCATATGGGCAATTTACTTATCAAGGTGCATATGTGTATGGGATAGATTTGGAAAAAGGGTTCACACTCCGTGGTCGGATAACTCACCTCTCCAATGATGATCTTGCCAAGAGTGGGCAATATGGCTTCGATTACCGCAAAGCTGTTCGACGAATTCTCTATGCTGGGGACACACTGTATACACTGTCTGAGCGAATGGTGAAAGCGAACGCACTTAGCAACTTATCCGAACGAGGTTCACTCACCTATCCTGTTCAATAA
- the fliD gene encoding flagellar filament capping protein FliD yields MISALSAAKQVYATLPTYAQTSNSQLSFRQPNVNSWFSGSTSKSTNLFEQYTKSMASGIASFLTSANNAKTAANSLGNKDSSALASRKASINDSTSLSATVSAGASINKYKVDVSAVAKSQINSGASLTKSAPSVMQSGSNQFELTIGNKTHKLSAFITNDDTNESSLTKMKDAINKANTGVTASIVTDEQTGTSKLQLKSDKTGTDQQFSLRDLTGNAVAATGINQVDTAASNTSYRVNGGAVLSSQSNTIDLEKGKVSVTLLKPTEEAVTVGVSADTDKIVSDVKKLISSYNEMNSRLNETSGYMNSQIKRGINNAVGSVAFSDIGIRKSADGSLQLDETKLKQSLNSSFDRTNATLTGTAGLATKLDKALDHYSEVPASSLLNKKAQAFQMYGTYQSSLQSTYSPYTMNGLLVNKMF; encoded by the coding sequence ATGATAAGTGCATTATCTGCCGCGAAGCAAGTGTACGCTACATTACCGACATATGCACAAACTTCAAACAGTCAATTATCTTTTCGTCAACCAAATGTAAATTCGTGGTTTTCGGGCTCAACTTCAAAATCTACGAATCTATTTGAACAATATACGAAGAGTATGGCATCTGGTATTGCGAGTTTCCTAACCTCTGCGAATAATGCTAAAACTGCAGCGAATAGCTTGGGCAATAAGGACAGTTCAGCGCTTGCAAGTAGAAAAGCATCGATTAACGATTCTACTAGTCTATCAGCTACAGTATCGGCTGGAGCTTCTATAAATAAGTATAAAGTTGATGTGAGCGCAGTTGCGAAATCACAAATCAATTCTGGAGCTAGCTTAACGAAATCTGCTCCATCTGTAATGCAATCCGGATCGAATCAATTTGAATTAACTATCGGTAATAAGACGCATAAGCTTTCTGCTTTTATTACTAATGATGATACGAACGAATCGTCGTTAACGAAGATGAAAGACGCGATTAACAAAGCAAATACCGGTGTGACAGCGTCGATCGTTACGGATGAGCAGACAGGAACTTCAAAGCTTCAGCTCAAGAGCGATAAGACTGGCACTGATCAGCAATTTTCGCTTAGAGATTTGACAGGAAATGCCGTTGCTGCGACAGGGATCAATCAAGTGGATACTGCCGCATCCAATACTTCTTATCGAGTTAATGGCGGCGCAGTGCTCTCGTCACAGTCGAATACGATTGACCTAGAGAAGGGTAAAGTATCAGTGACATTGTTGAAGCCAACAGAAGAGGCGGTAACAGTAGGTGTTAGCGCGGATACAGATAAAATTGTTAGTGACGTGAAGAAGCTCATCAGCAGCTACAACGAGATGAATAGTCGCCTGAATGAAACTAGTGGATACATGAACTCACAGATTAAGCGTGGTATTAATAATGCTGTAGGTTCGGTCGCATTTTCAGACATTGGTATTCGCAAATCAGCCGACGGTAGCTTACAGCTGGATGAAACGAAGCTTAAACAGAGCTTGAATTCGAGCTTCGATAGAACGAATGCCACTCTAACGGGGACTGCAGGTTTAGCGACTAAGCTAGACAAAGCGCTAGATCATTACAGTGAGGTACCTGCAAGCAGTCTATTGAATAAGAAAGCGCAAGCTTTTCAGATGTATGGAACATATCAGTCATCGTTGCAATCGACTTATTCTCCTTATACGATGAATGGGCTACTCGTCAATAAGATGTTCTAA
- a CDS encoding futalosine hydrolase yields the protein MNKKVLIMVAVEAEQTAVLRGLRGNNSFEVKLAGVGPVAATINTAKALIGNEYSYIISAGIAGGFEDRAEIGSIVVASEMIAGDLGAETPEGFSSLNELGFGSTIIKADTSLSNRYMETLSASAIVPVHLGPIITMSTVTGTAATASRLASRIPGVIAEGMEGFGVASAAQAYGLSALEIRTISNCVGPRDKSAWRIGDALLSLEQAFTIIPEVLL from the coding sequence ATGAACAAAAAAGTGCTTATTATGGTCGCTGTCGAAGCAGAACAAACCGCAGTACTACGTGGACTTCGTGGAAATAACTCTTTCGAGGTAAAGCTTGCTGGAGTTGGACCCGTCGCTGCTACAATTAATACTGCAAAGGCACTGATAGGTAACGAATACAGCTACATTATTAGTGCTGGAATTGCAGGTGGCTTTGAAGATCGAGCAGAGATTGGCTCAATCGTCGTTGCAAGCGAAATGATTGCTGGTGATCTTGGTGCAGAGACACCAGAAGGCTTCAGTAGCTTAAATGAGCTTGGCTTTGGATCAACGATCATTAAAGCAGATACATCACTTTCAAACCGATATATGGAAACGCTCAGTGCTTCTGCAATAGTACCGGTACACCTCGGACCTATTATTACAATGTCCACAGTTACTGGGACAGCTGCTACTGCATCCCGACTTGCCTCACGCATACCGGGAGTAATAGCCGAAGGTATGGAAGGGTTCGGAGTTGCCTCTGCAGCACAAGCATATGGGCTTTCCGCATTAGAAATCCGCACAATCTCGAATTGTGTCGGACCGCGTGACAAATCCGCTTGGCGAATTGGAGACGCACTTCTTTCTCTTGAGCAAGCATTTACGATCATTCCGGAGGTACTATTATGA
- a CDS encoding 1,4-dihydroxy-6-naphthoate synthase: MKIAYSPCPNDTFVFHAWAHGLIPGAPKLDVTYADIDITNQMAASVSGPEILKVSYAALPWVLSDYALLPCGGALGRGCGPLVLTDGKFKDPRDASQLSGKRVAVPSDRSTAYLLFRLWAAKHVPGGVGEIVVMPFDQIMPAVRDGQIDAGLVIHEARFTYGNYGLVMLEDMGSWWESDTGLPIPLGAIIARRSLDHHAIAGWIRESVEYAWAHPEASADYVAQYAQEMDPKVAKAHIDLYVNAFTANLGDSGYAAIITLFERAIQEQLVPAFDLALLKA, encoded by the coding sequence ATGAAGATCGCCTATTCACCTTGTCCAAATGACACCTTTGTGTTCCATGCTTGGGCACATGGCCTCATTCCAGGCGCACCGAAGCTAGATGTGACCTATGCAGACATCGACATTACAAACCAAATGGCCGCTAGCGTTTCTGGGCCTGAAATTCTAAAGGTTTCCTATGCCGCTTTGCCATGGGTGCTTTCCGATTATGCGTTACTCCCTTGTGGCGGGGCACTCGGTAGAGGGTGCGGACCACTTGTGCTTACGGATGGGAAATTCAAAGATCCACGCGATGCTAGCCAATTATCAGGTAAAAGAGTCGCAGTGCCCAGCGATCGCTCAACTGCATATTTACTATTCCGACTTTGGGCAGCCAAACACGTCCCCGGTGGCGTTGGCGAAATCGTCGTCATGCCTTTCGATCAAATCATGCCTGCTGTTCGTGATGGCCAGATCGACGCAGGTCTCGTTATCCACGAGGCGCGATTCACTTATGGCAACTATGGACTCGTCATGCTAGAGGATATGGGGAGCTGGTGGGAATCGGATACCGGTCTGCCGATTCCACTAGGTGCAATCATTGCTCGTCGCTCGCTTGACCATCATGCAATCGCTGGCTGGATTCGGGAATCTGTCGAATACGCATGGGCACATCCCGAAGCTTCAGCAGATTATGTGGCACAATATGCGCAGGAAATGGATCCTAAAGTGGCAAAAGCTCACATCGATCTCTACGTCAATGCGTTTACAGCGAATTTGGGTGACAGCGGCTACGCAGCGATCATCACATTGTTCGAACGCGCAATTCAAGAGCAACTCGTTCCTGCCTTCGATTTAGCTCTGCTTAAAGCGTAA
- a CDS encoding late competence development ComFB family protein has product MSQFKNISIVNIMEPIVIHIFEDTYLKHKTLKCSCDKCQLDIILLTLNHLPPHYTSTLLGETYVKTEYMTTQTQSDVLSALARAAQIIEERPNHD; this is encoded by the coding sequence ATGAGTCAATTTAAGAATATTTCGATCGTTAATATTATGGAACCGATTGTTATTCATATTTTTGAAGATACCTATCTTAAACACAAAACACTCAAGTGTAGCTGTGACAAGTGTCAACTGGATATCATTTTGCTAACGTTGAATCATTTGCCCCCGCATTACACATCTACACTCTTAGGTGAGACCTACGTGAAGACAGAATACATGACAACTCAGACGCAATCGGATGTTCTCTCTGCGTTAGCTAGAGCAGCACAAATCATTGAAGAACGCCCTAATCACGATTGA